The nucleotide sequence tttgtattaaataaaattttgccTTTAGGAGTCTGACAATAATTGAAAAATTCatcctgtgtgtaatttaatcacaGTAAAACTGCAGCTTTTCTGCGTagtcctcagaggtttgttcgAGAACGTTTGCGGACAAACAACATCATGAAAATCAAAGAATACAGCAGAAACCTCAGGAAGAAAGTTGTGGAAAGGTGGAAAGCAGGGCTATAAAACAAGAACTGACAGTGCTACATTAATGCAtagtggcagcagcatcatgctgtggggaagcttttcaacagggaagctgatcagagttggATGGAGCTCAATACAAATGGGGTTTAGATGAAAGCCTATTGCTTTGTCAGACTGGGCTAAtaaaagtccagacctaaacctgCTAGTTGTAAATGCAGTGAAAGATGGTTCAcatacaaatgcacgccacactttttaggatatttatttctaaaaccattaaaaatcATGAATCATTTGCCTTCTCTTTCAACCATACATTACTTTACCCTCCCCTTTACTTACAGCTGTAGTAGTAGTGTCTCCCTGGCAGAAACTCAAAGCCCAGCGAGAACGGGGTGAACCTTTGGATCTTTTCAGAGAAGCGGACGGGTCCAAACGGAGCAAACGGGGTGTTGCACTCCCACCTCTTGACCGCCTTTTTGGTCTCGACGCAGCCTTTGAAAGCCTCCTTCTCCACCAGGTAGAGGACCAGGGTCTCTGGCTGCTCTGGAACCGGAGTCCTGGAGTCGGGATAGTGGGGGCAGTAGATGTCCAGGTAATCATTGAGATTCAACTGGACGGTCAGATCTCCTGCTGTTAACCTGGAAGAAAGAGCGACAGGGACATTAATA is from Fundulus heteroclitus isolate FHET01 chromosome 3, MU-UCD_Fhet_4.1, whole genome shotgun sequence and encodes:
- the si:dkey-246i14.3 gene encoding ephrin-A4 isoform X2, with amino-acid sequence MVRLRAPGPAGAWKAALVLLNIISAVVAKRHVVYWNSTNTRLTAGDLTVQLNLNDYLDIYCPHYPDSRTPVPEQPETLVLYLVEKEAFKGCVETKKAVKRWECNTPFAPFGPVRFSEKIQRFTPFSLGFEFLPGRHYYYSSLPTDEGPPLPCMKMRVTVCCEHKTKARSSVVPLRTASLPLLISILLPLVT